A segment of the Aureliella helgolandensis genome:
TCGATGCAGATCACATCACTGTTACGTTTGAGAGCGGGATCGAATGGTCTCTAGTTGGATCAGCAGCCACAACGTCGCGTGACGCCGAGCATTCTGTCCGGACAGACGATAGAACAGAGCGAGCCAAATAGTTTACTGCCCACCGAACTGGACGCGGTCGTACACAATTGTTCTTCGACCGCCGCTAAATGCAGCAGTGCCTGTCGCAGACTGCAACATTCGCCTCGCTCCTTTTTGAACAATTTCATCGAGTGGACTTCGATGGTCAAATTGCCTCTGAACGGAAATTACCCCGGGGAACAACTCCAATGCCCACTGGCACATCAGGCCGTCCTGTTTTAGTCTGGGACGTGGCGTATTGCAGCGGTCTCAGTTCGTGCCCCATGTCGAACCGTCAGTGCCCATCCTTGGGCACATAGCACTTCGCTGCTCAAGAATCCGCTTCCTCGAATTTTCTTCTGCAACATGGGCATTGTCCTTCGAACCCCCGAGCGAGCGTCTTGAACGATGACGGCTGCGGCAGGCCCAATATCGCCCGGAATGCCAGTGGAGCTCGATGTGCATAATGGCGGTAGGTAATTCCACCTGCCGAGTGCCCTAGGATCTCGACCGATGATTCGGGCACATGCTCGTCATAGTAGGTCGCGCATGTTTTTCTGAGGTCTTTCAAAACCCAGAGACGCTCGTCGCCGGATTCAATATCGCGTTTTGGAGATATGCCGGCCAACTTACAGAGTTGGCGGAATCGAATATTCGGACGAGTACCGCCACCGAGAAAGACTGGGGCATCGGGATCTGGCTCGTCGGGGCAAAGGCTCTTCAAGTGGAGCCGAACTGTGCGATTCATCGGACGCCAGAAGGCCTTTCCTGTTTTCACGCGCCGATAATAGAGCCATCCCCAAGGTGATGACTCTTTGAGCTCCCGGTCAGGCGACTGCCGTCCCCATGAAATATGGCGCCAGCGGATCGGCTCATGGAACGGCAATGTCTTCCAGACCGTTCCTGTATCAACTCCGTAATTGAAGAAGACAACCAAAGCTGCTCGCCAATATCTCCCCACAGGCCAAGCTTCGTTCCAACCTCGAGGGCTCCTCATCTGATGTGTTGCAAAGTAGAGAGCATTGATCTCGGATTTCGTTAAATAGTGTTTGCCAGCGACGTCTCGTTGTGGCTTGTGTCTGGGAAATCGCGGTAGAACGTCTAAAATGTCGTTTTCCCATGCCCAAGATAGAGCTGCTCGCAAATGCGAGCGGACCTTATTCGTAGTGCGTCCCGGATTGGTTCCCGCACGCGATGCAGCGTCTTCGTGAACCCAATCAAGAAACTCTCGGATCTCTTTCCTGCCAAGACGTTCAAGCGGCACCACTCCGCTCCACCGTGACCACTTGCGGAGGGTCGTGCTGTATTCCTCGCGGGTTCGCTGTGCCGGGCTACCCGTGCGAAGGTACTTCGTTACTACAGATTCAAGTGTCGTCGGCATCGTTGGTCTCCAACACCGCCGGCGATCGCTTTATTGTCCAATCCGTTCTGACCGGCAGCGCGGTTGTGCGTCCTGCCAGTTGAGTGAAATTGCGGCCACTTGTCAGCTCGGTTGCTTATAGGCCAACACTCATAATAGTTCGCGCGCCAGGCCAATGCTTATCTCTTCGTCGCTCAGGACGTCCTCGGACACCCCCACATCTGCGTTTCGGTGCATTGATGGCTGCAGTCGAATTGACCGCCCAACTACTCGGAGTTCGGTGGTGCCGGAGGATTGAGCCAAACTCACCCCAGTTTGTTCAACCTCCACAACTTTCCTTTGAAGCCAAACCGCCAGGGTCTGGGGCTAGCGTTAGCTAGAGGCTCCCCAAAGAGGCACCGGCGCAGGCTGGCGGCGGGCCAAAACGCGCTTGGGGCTGGAACAAATCCGATCCGAAACAGCTTTCATAGGAGCCTACTGATTAAACCCCCTCCGTTACCAAGGTCGCCTAAGGCCCCAGTGTGAGCTAGAATCTTACTAATCTCAGAAAATGAAACCGATGAAAAATGTCATAGGCGTGGGCAACGGGCGTGAGCGATCAAGATACCATCGAAGAACTTCATAGAGTAGACCTCCCTCAATTCGCGCGGCACCTCGGGCTGACTGTAATCAAAAAGGGGAAAAGTAGCTTTGTAAGCTGTCTTTTCCACAAGGATCAAAAGCCCTCGATGTCGCTGTACACACTTCCCAACGGCGAGTGGCGTTACAAGTGTTTCTCTTGCGGCGAGAAGGGCGATGTCTTCGACTTGGTTCAGAGACACAACAATGTCGAATTCCGTGAGGCCCTCGAATTGGTTGCTCAGTTCGCGGGAGTTTCACTACCACGAACTTCAAAAGCAAGTCGGTCTCGTTCAGCAGAGTCGATTGCGCTGAAAGCCTTTACGACAAGTACCGCGTATGAAAAATCAGGCCTACAGACTTGGGCGAAGCAACGCGGTTACAAAATAGCAACACTAGAGCGGTTCGACGTCCGCTTCACCCGTAATCAAAAGCTCTCAACTGAATTCAACAAAGATCGAGAGACGTTGGCTTCTCTTGAAGACGCTGGACTTGTCGTTCGCGCTGCAGGCGTTGATGCGCGACAACCAGAGCTGGACCTGGACATTCCGTTTCGCGATGCAATGTTCGGAGATCGAATTGTCTTTCCTGTGAAGGACATTCGAGGGCAGCCAAGGGGCTTTATCGGTCGAGCAGTCGCAGAAGATGCTCGGCAGCGATACCTTTTCACGAGGTCGTTCCAGAAGAGCAAGCACTTGTTCGGTGCTGATGTCGTGCGTAAAGCAATTGCGAGTGATTCGGACGCTGGCGAAGAGGGCACAATTGAACCGCTTGAATACGTCTATGTGGTTGAAGGGCCAACGGATGTACTCAGGCTTGCAGGTTTCGGACTCCACGCGGTCGCTGCGATGGGAAGCGATCTTTCTGAAACACAAGCTGAACTCCTCGGCGAACTTGCTCGCGACGCATTGATGCGAAATCGTTCGCCTGTGATACGGGTCTTTTTTGATAGTGACGATGCGGGCGTCGAGGGAACACGCCGAGTTCTCGCACAATTGCTTCGTCAGATCGTAAAGTCGGCAAACTTCATGATTGAAGTTGTGACCTCACAGGGCGGCGATCATGGCTACGTTGGGGCAGACCCAGACAGTTGGCTAAAAGGCGTTGCTAAGCGGACAGCTATTGAGCGAATAAGGGAGCATGTGACTGCGGTTGGACAATTTCTTTTGTCCCACAGCATTGGATGCAGATCAAGTGAATTGGAATCAAATTGGAAACGCCTCCCATCTTCCCAGAAGTTTTCTGCGAGACGGCGCGTCGAACTGTTGTTGAAACGCGATGAGTGGAACGATGTTCTCGACCGACTGGGAGATAGCTTCTTTCGCACTTCGTTTTCAGTAGACGACAACACAGGTACGCGAGGCACCTGGGAATTTGACCTCGAAAACTTTCTATCACGCCGTGAAGACAGTTCTGGCTCAGCGATTGAAGATGGAAACATTGTTAGGAGCAGCGAGCAACGCAATTTACTTCATGCGATTCAAATAGCGCATTGTTTTTCTCAACGACGAGAATTCCCAGTCGACGCGAAGAGTTGGGATCGGTTACTGGTCGGTGGTAACGTCATCGTTCCCTATTTCAGAGAGTTACTCGGAACCTCTAAATGCAAGATCGAACCGCTACTCGCCATGAGTGTGCCCAAGGCGTCAGGCGGGAGCCGACTGAAAGCGATTCCCTGCCCAGAACAACTTTCGATTCAACAGTATCTTCTCAATGAACTGTTGGGTAGCGATGAAAGTCGCCTACCACCCAGTTTTAGAGACTGTATCCCTGCCATTCGGTACTCCGGCGGTGGTGTTCACGCGACAGGCCTTCCTTCCGGTGCTTCGACTGCAGCGACTGCAGCGACTTGCTTTTCCTACCAAGTAGACATGTCGATTGCACATGGAGAGAAGACGCCGGGAAATGAAGGCTTTTTCCGCCCGTACCCGGAATGTTGGTCGGAATTTGTCGATTACCTATCCAACTCGGTACGCGAAAGCAATCGGGACTGGACTGACGATCGCCGGTACTACGTTGCTCGGCTTGACGTTCGAGGCTACTACGACTCACTTTCGAGGGCTGCAATCGACCGCGTGCTTTTAGAGCCATTGCAAAATGCAATTGGGACGCTCAGTAAACCAACTGATTTTGCCCCGTCGTTTCAACCAACCATCGGCGATACGGCGACGCGAGCACGGCAGTTTATTGATGTGCTATGCGACCAGAGCTTTGGATACCAATACTACGACCCAAGCACGGGAGTTGACACGTCATTTAATAGCGGAGCGCCTCGCGGTATGCCGCAGGGGCCAAGTCTGTCGGCATATCTTGGAACAATCGCACTATTTCCACTGGACCAAGCGGTTTCAGCCGCAATTGTTGAGTTGAATAAGGGCGTTTCGATTCCCTCGGTAACGTACGCTCGGTACGTAGACGACATGGTCGTCATCGCACGCTCAAAGAACGATCTTAATCGCATTCGGATGTTGATCGAAAAAGAGCTTGGAAAGATTGGCCTCGATTTAAGTCCGAAGGTAGACCCATTACCAGCGATGAATGCTATTGAGGTTCAGAATTGGCTAACCGCTGATCGCGGACTCGTCGGCGTTTCTGGATTCTCGCAAGCTCCCCCAATTGTAACACCCATCCTATCGGACGACGGGTGCGTCGATCGTCGTTCTGCCTTAGTGCAATTGCATGATCCGGAATTACGAAGGCCCGGCGTAACTGCGTCAGCCCTGTCAAGTGTTGTCGAAAAAGTCCTTAAGTGTGTTGAAGTCCGATTTGGTGATCAATGCCATGTCGCTGCATTGATCTGGAGAATCTATACCGCAGAGCTAAGC
Coding sequences within it:
- a CDS encoding tyrosine-type recombinase/integrase, yielding MPTTLESVVTKYLRTGSPAQRTREEYSTTLRKWSRWSGVVPLERLGRKEIREFLDWVHEDAASRAGTNPGRTTNKVRSHLRAALSWAWENDILDVLPRFPRHKPQRDVAGKHYLTKSEINALYFATHQMRSPRGWNEAWPVGRYWRAALVVFFNYGVDTGTVWKTLPFHEPIRWRHISWGRQSPDRELKESSPWGWLYYRRVKTGKAFWRPMNRTVRLHLKSLCPDEPDPDAPVFLGGGTRPNIRFRQLCKLAGISPKRDIESGDERLWVLKDLRKTCATYYDEHVPESSVEILGHSAGGITYRHYAHRAPLAFRAILGLPQPSSFKTLARGFEGQCPCCRRKFEEADS